ttatgttttttttttgtttcttctttcttgtaGGTATAACTAAAAAAACTTCTCACTAGTGTTTGGTGAGACTATGAAAATGCTGAAATTCCTATAAGTTGAAGCACAAGTTAGTGAGTCATAGGATCATGAACAAGCTGAGAGATTATGGATTTTGGTAGACCATTAGAATTTCGGGTAATAGTAGCTATTTAGACTCTTGTAAGCCAAACATGAACAACATTAAAATCATCCATGCCAACGAATGTGCCtaaatttttcacttttttgtGAATTATTAATTGAAATACAATTGTGATTAAAAAGACACATGATATTGAGGTTTAAGTTTAGATATTAATAAGCTAAAGTGAAGTCGTAGATTTGTTATATGATCTTCAAAATCATAGTTTTGTCAGAGTAATAATAGTGATGTTTGATATATTGATGTGAACTCAATGAGGTAAGAAACTAGCTTGTGTTTTACCTTTCTGTCAGCAACAAGAATTGTTCATGTCAATATCATCAACATAAGTCTtaagttataacttataagaaaTTACCTTTTAGAGATTAAATATACCAGAACCAATCCTTATAATCACTTTTGATAATGTTATATTCTTACACGCTTTCGTATCATTTGATTGAAACTAACTGTTCAAGAACAGCCTCTGTGGTTGAttattccaaacaaaaaaaagaagtaattattataagaagaaaaaagaaagtgtaatataaattttgaaagatTCATATGGAaagacaaacaaataaataaataggagTGGGTGGGTTGCTTTGTGctttaaacaaagaacaaaaggCAAAACAAtgcttttgatattttttttactttttattattatctatTGATTTTGATTCAAAAGGGAAAGCTCAAAAAACTACAAAAGATTtgacaagaaacaaaaaataattgataGAGATCAATGATGCTTTACTTTAGCTTAGCCTTGGTCTTGGTGTATGTATATTCtttatgtatttttcttatactaCCTTAACCTTTATGCTGATTTTTTATTCGAAAATTGGCTTATGTCTTTGGTTTGTAATATACAGGAGAAAACGatacataaattttaaagaataattaaatatatgatGTGTATATTTAGTGACGTTTTATATATCTTGAACAGAACACCAAAAACTACAACTGAACTGGAAGTGAATCGAAAACCAAACGCCCATACCTAAACATGTTAGTAaatttatcaacaaaatataATTCCGTGTTTTTAAACGTGGGCAGTATCCTAGTTATTTTTAAGATCGGATCTAAAATTTTGAAggctataaatatttttttgtaatttaaaggcCTATTTCTGTCGAAATAAAAAGAGGCCAATTTCTAACTAAaatcttttacatttttgaggATGATTACTTTAGCAGTATGGAATGGAATCTTCATGATGGTAAAAAGGGAAAAGAAAATCAGAGCGTAACACATGCACGAAAACTTGTACATCTTATGGATTGCGTCATAAGTAACGGGTGCACGCGGCACGCTAGATTATCGAGTTGTAACACGTGGGGAAACGTTATTGGCTAAATTATCCGAGGTGCAGGTGCACACTGATACTGCATCACACTGGATCATCAAAAACGAGTTTAATTCTCCACGAAGAAATATATAAGAGagttaaagtttattttttctcCACCACTTTCTCACTGCACATTAACACACAAAAAGCTCCTCAAATCAATCTTCGCCGGAGATACTCTAACCAGTGACGATGAAGCGGACTACCTCATCGAACTCGGAAGGACAGAGCTACATCGAATCACCACACTCTCCTCTTCGATTTCATTCCCCTCTCTCAGATGCCGGAGATCCACCGGAGAGCCGTTACGTTTCCCCCGAGGGATCTCCTTTCAAACTCGACAACCCCAAGGCGATTGTAACCGACGGTAAGTTCCCGCCTCTTCCGCCGCCTCCTCCTCAGTTTCCGCCGCGGCATCAGAGGAGCGCGAGAGGAGCCCCGACGAACTCTTCGTCCGAGAAGTCTCCGTCGTCTATGGTGGTGTTCAATCGCTGGGTGAGGGAGGAAGGTCCACAGACCACGACGAGGAAGGTTGGAggcggagagacgacgacgacgacggtgAACAGAGGGAGACGAGATGAATTGGTGAGTAtagcggcgctagggtttagagtgaGCGAAGTGATTTTGTGCGTGATTTCGTTTTCGATCATGGCGGCTGATAAAACTAAAGGATGGAGCGGCGATTCTTATGATCGTTACAAAGAGTACAGGTCACGTcaccctcttcttcttcacacgtttttagggtttatatataattgaaaCCCTTCCTTAATCTTTTTTGCAGGTATTGTTTGGCTGTAAACGTTATAGCATTCGTATACTCTGCGTTTGAAGCTTGCGACGCTGCTTGCTACATCGCTAAAGAGACTTATATGTTAAACTGTGGATTTCATGATATCTTCGTCTTCTCCATGGATCAAGTGAGTGCCTTTAGGCTTTAACATTgttttgcaattaaaaaaaaaaaaaaaaaaaaaaaaaaaacattgttttgcattggtgatcaaacgtATTGATTCTGATGAGCTTTTTTCTCTCTAGATTATTGCATATCTTCTGATCTCGGCTTCTTCATGCGCTGCTACTCGAGTTGATGATTGGGTATCTAATTGGGGAAAAGATGACTTTACTCAAATGGCAACCGCTTCTATCGCTGTTTCTTTTATAGCGTTTGTGGCGTTTGCGGTCAGCGCTTTGATTTCTTCTTACAGGCTCTTCACTCATGCTTCCTCTTGATTATATCCCCTTTTGTGTTGCCTGAGAACAGATATGACTCTTTTGTCTTTGTATAGTTGCTCTTACAGCTTAGGAACCACCATGGTAATGATCTTTGCTACTCaatattacaatatattttaaaataaggcAAGCAATCAAATGACTGAGGTTACTTGTGAATCAAGGCTTTGACTTGTTTCCTTCTAATAACTATTATTAAATTGAGGTAGGTGGCAAATCCCAACACCTAAGTACATGTTCTCTTACAAGCAAACCCCACATAACGTACCATAggaaatgtatttttttgtatcAAGAAACACAAATATCATTTTAGTTCCCTTCTTGGCTGAATTGTTGCTGCTCTCTTTCTTCTTGGATCTCTGTGATCTGCAAGTTTCCTGATCCATCACCACCAGTTTCAGAGAACTTAGTGATCTTCTGTAACTCGTCGCTCACACCTGACTGATCATCACTGGCAGCTGCTTCTTGGTCTATCTTAGCTTGTGGCTTAGGACGCCGAATGGCCTCGGCTGCTTCTGCCATAACAACTGGAGGTGGTTGTGGAGGAACCCATGATCGCTGCCTCGGGAGAGCTGCTGGTTCCATTGTGTTTGTTTCATTTTGGATCCCAATGGACCTGGAAGCTGTTGTCTCATAGCCGAAATCCATGGATCTAGGATTTTTCGGTTGCCACCATGGACCGTTCGCATTCTCTTCTTGCGGCGCTTGGCCATAGTCCCATGGCTGATAATAGAGATCATAAGTAATCAAATCAGCCAAGATATAAAATTGACGAAGCTACAATACAAAGACTATTGTTTATTATCATTCAGAAACATTGTAGTTTGTACCTTAGTTTTAGGAGCGATGCGAGGATTTGAAAGCTGCTGGTTTGGATTTGGTGGCATGTCGTTAATCTCCTGTATTAGAGTCAAAGTGCGATAATTTTGTCACAATGAACTATAAGGTTGGTCTAAAAATGGTGCAAACAAAAGAAATGGTAGTCAAATTACTCGAATGTTAGAAGGCTTCTCTCCTCTCTGGATCATAGACATTATCTGCAACATCAACAGTTTTCAACTAAATGTTATGAAGCTTAACTGGAATTCAAAGGGTATCTGCATCAAATTTTAGAGATTTCAGTACATCCATGTATGACTTCGGATGAGGGGGCATAGAAGAATCAGCTGGTGGCGCAGGAGGAGGAGAAGCAGACCGTGCTGTATTATTCATTATTTCATTAGTTGGAGAGAACAACCTAATAaattacaagaaaacataatgcACACTgagccagagagagagagagagaagtaacCTGAGCGCGTGTCA
The window above is part of the Brassica napus cultivar Da-Ae chromosome C3, Da-Ae, whole genome shotgun sequence genome. Proteins encoded here:
- the LOC106424893 gene encoding CASP-like protein 4A2 is translated as MKRTTSSNSEGQSYIESPHSPLRFHSPLSDAGDPPESRYVSPEGSPFKLDNPKAIVTDGKFPPLPPPPPQFPPRHQRSARGAPTNSSSEKSPSSMVVFNRWVREEGPQTTTRKVGGGETTTTTVNRGRRDELVSIAALGFRVSEVILCVISFSIMAADKTKGWSGDSYDRYKEYRYCLAVNVIAFVYSAFEACDAACYIAKETYMLNCGFHDIFVFSMDQIIAYLLISASSCAATRVDDWVSNWGKDDFTQMATASIAVSFIAFVAFAVSALISSYRLFTHASS